A portion of the Bacillus thuringiensis genome contains these proteins:
- a CDS encoding sulfotransferase family 2 domain-containing protein, translating to MRNINQELLNHVILHKDRIPHYHKDFPLILFWSHRSGCTALANWFFFQIGLFTEAKKYNDFIHYYEFWVYKNNINYIPELQNGLLEGKKDVCKLVRNPYTRAVSSFLLLADNPYASPQWESIRHYFYNDKYSNQGISFKQFLYYVQAFGSNSLAIDIHFSQQYIPGAESFIQCYIPLEDFNAQITKIEHTYDLIKSNLALLTNSDHHRAHKMIYAGSYAELSITDTEFPRFPTYESFYDKETIDLVTEIYAQDFEIYPYTKGIF from the coding sequence ATGAGAAATATAAATCAAGAACTTTTAAATCATGTAATTCTACATAAAGATCGAATTCCGCATTACCATAAAGACTTTCCCCTTATACTATTTTGGAGTCATAGAAGTGGATGCACCGCATTAGCTAATTGGTTCTTTTTTCAAATTGGATTGTTTACTGAAGCAAAGAAATACAATGACTTTATTCATTACTATGAGTTCTGGGTGTATAAGAACAATATAAATTACATACCAGAATTACAAAATGGTCTTCTAGAAGGTAAAAAGGATGTTTGTAAACTTGTGCGAAATCCCTATACAAGAGCTGTCAGCTCATTTTTATTACTTGCTGATAATCCATATGCTAGCCCACAATGGGAAAGTATTCGTCATTATTTTTATAATGACAAATATAGTAATCAAGGAATATCATTTAAACAATTTTTATATTACGTTCAGGCATTTGGTTCCAATTCCCTAGCAATAGATATACATTTTAGCCAGCAATACATCCCTGGTGCAGAAAGCTTCATCCAATGTTATATTCCTTTAGAAGATTTTAATGCACAAATCACCAAAATAGAACACACGTACGATTTGATAAAATCCAATTTAGCACTTCTTACAAATTCAGATCATCATCGCGCCCACAAGATGATTTATGCAGGAAGCTATGCAGAACTTAGCATTACAGATACAGAATTTCCCCGATTTCCAACATACGAAAGCTTTTATGATAAAGAAACTATAGATTTAGTTACAGAAATATACGCACAGGACTTTGAAATATACCCATACACGAAAGGGATATTTTAA